Part of the Pseudomonas sp. ADAK13 genome is shown below.
GCTGCGCCTGGCCCACAGCCATGTGCGCTTTGGGCATTTCGAATATTTCTACTACACCAAGAAGCCCGAGTTGCAGAAGGCGTTGGCGGAGCACGTGTTGTCGTTGCACTTCCCGGAGTGCCTGGAACAACCCGAGCCGTACCTGGCGATGTTCCGCGAAATCGTCGAACGCAATGCCGAGCTGATCGCCAAATGGCAGGCCTATGGGTTCTGCCACGGCGTGATGAACACCGACAACATGTCGATCCTTGGCATCACCTTCGACTTTGGGCCGTTTGCGTTCCTCGATGATTTTGATGCGCAGTTCATCTGCAACCACTCGGATCATGAAGGGCGTTATTCCTTCAGTAATCAGGTGCCGATCGGGCAGTGGAATTTGAGCGCGCTGGCCCAGGCGTTGACGCCGTTTATCAGTGTCGAGGCGCTGCGTGAAACGCTGGGGCTGTATCTGCCGTTGTTCCAGGCGCACTACCTGGACCTGATGCGCCGCCGATTGGGCCTCACCACCCCCGAAGATGACGATCAAAAGCTAGTGGAGCGCCTTCTGCAACTGATGCAGAACAGCGGCGTCGACTACACCCTGTTCTTCCGCCGACTGGGGGATGAATCAGCCGCGCTGGCTGTGGCGCGACTGCGCGACGACTTTGTCGACCTCAAGGGATTTGATGAGTGGGCGGATCTGTACAAGGCCCGTGTGGAGCGCGAAGCCAGCGGCACAGAGGAGCAGCGACGTGAGCGGATGCATGCGGTGAACCCGCTTTATATCCTGCGCAATTACCTGGCGCAGAACGCTATCCAGGCGGCTGAGCTGGGCGATTACAGTGAAGTGCGTCGGCTGCATGAAGTGCTGAGCAAACCCTTTGAAGAGCAGCCGGGGATGGAACAATACGCCCAGCGGCCGCCGGACTGGGGGAAGCATTTGGAGATTAGTTGTTCGTCCTGAAATCTATTGCACGATACTGCCGGGCCTTGGCCAGCGCCCAAGGTCATAGGCTTCAATCCACTCAGCAATGATGTTGAGCAGGCTCATTAACGGATGAGCCTCGTCTTCTCCAACAACATCGAGCAATTCATCGAGTGCCAGAACCAAAGCGTCGTAGTCGACCTCGGTTTGGGGTTTACGCAAGAGTGGTGAGACGTATGGCCAATGCTCAATCGCTTGTCTGACAACTTCGCTCATATTTAATCCTCTTTCAGTTATTGCTTGATAAACCACGCCGCCGGCTCCAAATAGAACCCATTGGCCACTTTCACGGAGCCCACCATGTCCGACTCTCTCGTCATCCCCTGCCCCCACTGCAACGGTCTTAACCGCATCCCCAATGAACGCCTGGGCGATGCGCCGAAGTGCGGGCGCTGCAAGCAACCGGTGCTGCTGAGCAAACCCTTTGAGCTGAAACAGGGCGATTACGCCAGCCAGATCAAGGGCGACCTGCCGTTGCTGGTGGATGTGTGGGCCGAATGGTGTGGGCCGTGCAAGTCGTTTGCACCGGTGTTTGAACAGGCTGCCGGGCAGTTGGCCGGGAAATGCCGGTTGGCCAAGCTCGACAGCGAGGCCAATCAGCAGTTATCCGCTCAGTTGGGGATTCGCTCGATTCCCAGCCTGATCCTGTTCAAGAATGGCCGGGAAGTGGCGCGTCAGAGCGGGGC
Proteins encoded:
- the selO gene encoding protein adenylyltransferase SelO, whose amino-acid sequence is MKALDELTFDNRFARLGDGFSTHVLPEPIDEPRLVVASEAAMALLDLDPAVAETPVFAELFGGHKLWAEAEPRAMIYSGHQFGSYNPQLGDGRGLLLGEVYNQAGEHWDLHLKGAGQTPYSRMGDGRAVLRSSIREFLASEALHALGIPSSRALCVIGSDTPVWREKQERAAMVLRLAHSHVRFGHFEYFYYTKKPELQKALAEHVLSLHFPECLEQPEPYLAMFREIVERNAELIAKWQAYGFCHGVMNTDNMSILGITFDFGPFAFLDDFDAQFICNHSDHEGRYSFSNQVPIGQWNLSALAQALTPFISVEALRETLGLYLPLFQAHYLDLMRRRLGLTTPEDDDQKLVERLLQLMQNSGVDYTLFFRRLGDESAALAVARLRDDFVDLKGFDEWADLYKARVEREASGTEEQRRERMHAVNPLYILRNYLAQNAIQAAELGDYSEVRRLHEVLSKPFEEQPGMEQYAQRPPDWGKHLEISCSS
- the trxC gene encoding thioredoxin TrxC; this translates as MSDSLVIPCPHCNGLNRIPNERLGDAPKCGRCKQPVLLSKPFELKQGDYASQIKGDLPLLVDVWAEWCGPCKSFAPVFEQAAGQLAGKCRLAKLDSEANQQLSAQLGIRSIPSLILFKNGREVARQSGAFPLPQLMSWLRSQGV